One stretch of Schlesneria sp. DSM 10557 DNA includes these proteins:
- a CDS encoding right-handed parallel beta-helix repeat-containing protein: MSNVLGFGAIGDGVADDTSALQHTLDAGDGVLRLNRGTYRITRPLILDLTKRGFGGVRGEGGTSKIVMAGPGPAIRVIGDHQGTASPRTVQPHTWEKERFPTINGVEIVGEHPESVGIELRKTMKCVVSQVLIRQCRIAVHLVERNRDFLLADSNLYDNHEIGLFLDRCNLHQIIVHGCHISWNKVAGIKSLGGDVHNLQIVGNDIEYNNLTAGGDKIPADVLDQHPGGSEILFDATDGIISEVTISGNTIQATLQDRGANIRVLGAAVQRPQPADTPPAQKADTAHLINITGNVLGSQWRAVELLNVSRVTVTGNTIYDSADLSVYGQACSGIVVTGNAFSWRGLDNEPRKDGIRFEDSDNIVVSSLTTQRLCAGSKDSGAAITFVRCSDSSVSDCQILDPLHRGVELEDCTRCRVSNNTIADRRQQPSMSQAIRVKGKGSNLVAGNILSGAVDRLLDVAEGAAEVQGNMLIS; encoded by the coding sequence ATGTCGAACGTTCTCGGTTTTGGGGCGATTGGGGATGGTGTTGCTGATGACACGTCAGCGCTGCAGCACACGCTGGATGCCGGTGACGGCGTGCTGAGGTTAAACCGGGGGACATACCGGATCACCCGGCCACTGATCCTTGATCTGACGAAGCGGGGATTCGGAGGCGTTCGAGGTGAAGGAGGAACGTCGAAGATTGTCATGGCAGGCCCCGGCCCCGCCATTCGCGTGATCGGTGATCATCAAGGAACGGCCTCGCCCCGGACGGTCCAGCCGCACACCTGGGAGAAAGAGCGATTTCCGACGATTAACGGCGTCGAAATTGTCGGTGAGCACCCCGAGTCCGTCGGCATTGAACTCCGCAAGACCATGAAGTGCGTCGTCTCTCAGGTACTGATCCGCCAATGCCGGATCGCCGTCCATCTCGTCGAACGCAATCGCGATTTTCTGCTGGCCGATTCCAACCTTTACGACAATCACGAGATTGGATTGTTTCTCGATCGCTGTAATCTGCACCAGATCATCGTCCACGGGTGCCACATCAGTTGGAACAAAGTCGCAGGGATCAAGTCGCTGGGGGGCGACGTCCACAATCTGCAAATCGTGGGAAATGACATCGAGTACAACAATCTGACGGCCGGAGGCGACAAGATTCCGGCTGACGTTCTGGATCAGCATCCGGGGGGTTCGGAGATCCTGTTCGACGCCACAGACGGGATCATCAGCGAAGTCACCATCAGCGGCAACACGATTCAAGCAACCCTGCAGGATCGAGGAGCGAACATCCGCGTTCTGGGTGCGGCCGTGCAGCGACCTCAGCCCGCCGACACTCCTCCAGCTCAAAAAGCCGATACCGCACATCTGATTAATATCACCGGAAATGTGCTGGGAAGTCAGTGGCGCGCCGTAGAACTGCTGAACGTGTCGCGCGTTACGGTCACGGGGAACACGATCTACGATTCGGCCGATCTTTCCGTTTATGGTCAGGCCTGTTCGGGCATCGTTGTGACTGGCAATGCCTTTTCGTGGCGTGGTCTGGACAATGAGCCCCGTAAGGACGGGATTCGGTTTGAAGATTCCGACAATATCGTGGTCAGCAGTCTGACAACTCAGCGTTTGTGCGCCGGTTCGAAGGACTCGGGAGCCGCGATCACGTTCGTCCGCTGCTCAGACAGTTCGGTCTCGGATTGTCAGATTCTGGATCCCCTGCACCGGGGTGTGGAACTGGAAGACTGCACCCGATGCCGCGTCTCGAATAACACGATCGCCGATCGACGTCAGCAGCCTTCGATGTCGCAGGCGATTCGAGTCAAAGGAAAAGGATCCAACCTGGTGGCGGGCAACATCCTGAGTGGTGCAGTCGATCGCCTGCTTGACGTGGCTGAGGGAGCCGCGGAGGTCCAAGGGAACATGCTCATCTCGTGA
- a CDS encoding DUF1549 and DUF1553 domain-containing protein encodes MSLSLFGAVDRCHAADDDSSVVTFESDIQPLLTRYGCNSGPCHGKSRGQNGFALSLLGFDSDFDYAALAREGRGRRVFPVAAKESLLLRKAVGQIPHGGGKRFEIDSPPYNEIVAWIQGGMLRTPEDAPQLVRVQIEPSSYSLGPKEQFALRVIAEYSNGFRRDVTEASAYQTNDKTIAAIAPAGDGIVQAGPIPGEAAIMARYMNHIAVCNVTIPLPGNVPDEAYAQLPVNNTIDELVWKKLKLLGMLPSAPASDATFLRRATLRIIGRIPTQEETKAFLADTNPDKKRILIDSLLERPEYGDFWANKWADLLRPNPYRAGIKSVWNLDAWLREAFRQNIPYDQFVRELLTAQGSTWNNGATVIFRDRPESIEIASSVSQLFLGVRLECAKCHHHPFEVWSQDDFYGFASFFSRVGRKGEGLSPPISGGEEVIFTRPSGQLLHGRTGLPVAPKTLTGVPLTLGPEDDPREVLAAWITDSSNPYFPKVMANRIWSEIMGRGLVDPVDDLRATNPATNEALLEHLSREFQQQGYDIKKLIRTIANSYVFGLSSVPTERNVSDVKNFSRYYRQRMRAEVLLDAVNDVLGVEEEFSAMPPGSRAMQLWTYRASSVFLDTFGRPDLNQDPPCERSSESTTPQILHLMNSPALNRKLSVDTARPAKLAASDKSNAEIVDELYLLIYNRNPREEERLAALEYLPEGDQRRRAIEDLFWTLINTPEFSFID; translated from the coding sequence GTGTCCCTGAGTCTGTTCGGGGCGGTCGATCGTTGTCATGCTGCCGACGATGACTCGTCCGTCGTCACGTTCGAATCCGACATTCAGCCGCTGCTGACGCGCTACGGCTGTAACTCGGGTCCCTGTCACGGCAAATCGCGCGGCCAGAACGGTTTCGCGCTGTCGCTGCTGGGATTCGATTCGGACTTCGACTATGCGGCCCTGGCACGTGAAGGGCGAGGGCGACGAGTATTTCCGGTCGCCGCAAAAGAGAGTCTGCTGCTGAGAAAAGCCGTTGGGCAGATTCCTCATGGTGGCGGCAAACGGTTTGAAATCGACAGTCCTCCTTACAACGAAATTGTCGCCTGGATTCAGGGAGGGATGCTGCGGACTCCGGAGGACGCCCCTCAACTGGTTCGCGTGCAGATTGAACCGTCGAGCTACTCGTTGGGACCCAAAGAGCAATTCGCCCTGCGAGTGATTGCCGAATACTCAAACGGGTTTCGTCGCGATGTGACAGAAGCCAGTGCCTATCAGACCAACGATAAAACGATTGCGGCGATTGCTCCCGCCGGGGACGGCATCGTGCAGGCAGGGCCCATTCCGGGCGAAGCGGCTATCATGGCGCGGTACATGAATCACATTGCCGTCTGCAACGTCACGATTCCTCTGCCGGGGAACGTCCCCGATGAGGCCTACGCGCAGCTTCCGGTGAATAACACCATCGATGAATTGGTATGGAAAAAGCTGAAGCTGCTGGGGATGCTGCCATCGGCTCCCGCGTCTGACGCAACCTTCCTGCGGCGGGCGACGCTGCGGATCATTGGACGAATTCCGACGCAGGAAGAAACCAAAGCATTTCTGGCTGACACGAATCCGGATAAGAAACGGATCCTGATCGACAGTCTGCTGGAACGGCCCGAATACGGAGATTTCTGGGCCAACAAGTGGGCCGACCTGCTGCGTCCCAACCCTTACCGGGCAGGGATCAAATCGGTCTGGAACCTCGATGCCTGGCTTCGCGAAGCTTTCCGCCAGAACATTCCCTACGACCAGTTTGTCCGTGAACTGCTGACCGCTCAGGGAAGCACCTGGAATAACGGAGCGACGGTCATTTTCCGCGACCGTCCTGAATCGATCGAGATTGCCTCGTCTGTCAGCCAGTTATTTCTGGGAGTGCGGCTGGAATGTGCCAAGTGCCACCACCATCCGTTTGAAGTCTGGAGCCAGGATGATTTCTATGGCTTTGCCTCCTTCTTCTCTCGGGTTGGCCGCAAGGGAGAAGGCCTGTCACCCCCGATTTCGGGTGGTGAGGAGGTCATTTTCACGAGGCCTTCCGGTCAACTGCTACATGGTCGCACGGGATTGCCGGTCGCTCCGAAAACATTGACGGGTGTTCCCCTGACCCTGGGGCCGGAAGATGATCCGCGTGAAGTCCTCGCGGCCTGGATTACGGATTCGTCCAATCCCTACTTCCCCAAAGTTATGGCGAATCGGATCTGGTCTGAAATCATGGGGCGAGGGCTGGTTGATCCAGTCGACGACCTGCGAGCCACCAATCCGGCCACGAACGAAGCATTGCTCGAACATCTTTCGCGGGAGTTCCAGCAGCAGGGCTACGATATTAAGAAGCTGATCCGCACGATCGCGAACTCGTACGTCTTCGGGTTGAGTTCTGTTCCGACCGAGCGGAATGTCTCTGATGTCAAAAACTTTTCACGGTATTACCGTCAACGGATGCGGGCCGAGGTCTTGCTGGACGCCGTGAACGATGTGCTGGGAGTCGAAGAAGAATTCTCGGCCATGCCGCCGGGGTCACGGGCCATGCAGTTGTGGACTTACCGGGCTTCATCGGTCTTCCTGGATACCTTCGGTCGGCCGGATTTGAACCAGGATCCCCCCTGCGAACGGTCATCCGAATCGACAACTCCTCAGATTCTGCATTTAATGAATTCACCGGCTTTGAATCGAAAGCTGAGTGTTGATACAGCTCGACCTGCGAAGCTGGCCGCCAGCGACAAGTCGAACGCTGAGATTGTCGATGAGTTATATCTGCTGATTTACAACCGCAACCCGAGAGAAGAAGAACGATTGGCGGCGCTAGAGTATCTGCCCGAAGGAGATCAACGACGACGCGCGATCGAGGATCTGTTCTGGACGCTGATCAACACACCCGAGTTCTCGTTTATCGACTGA
- a CDS encoding ABC transporter permease: protein MGRHLSNIFWLGTKEFRSLLRDPVLVAFIIHAFTFSIITAARGVSSEVNNASLAFIDENHSTLSRELIDAFYPPRFKRPVEIAPAEADTGMDRGLYMFVVAIPPRFEEDLIAGRRTEIQINIDATAMSQASIGAGYIRNIITQRTSSFLRRTDNRVSAPVNLVVTKAFNPNGETSWFTSVVMIINQITTISVILTGAALIRERERGTLEHLLTMPLTAYEIALAKVWANGLVILFAVATSLGLIVRMTLHVPIAGSPLLLIFGVVLYLFFATALGVFLGTLARSMAQFALLVILTNIVLQLLSGGTTPVESQPEWLRYITFFFPSRHFVAFSQAIIFRGAGLETVWPQFATVAAIGIVCFAFSMSQFRQSISVSR from the coding sequence ATGGGTCGGCACCTGTCAAACATCTTCTGGTTAGGAACGAAAGAGTTTCGCAGTCTGCTGCGTGACCCAGTACTGGTCGCGTTCATCATTCATGCGTTTACGTTCTCGATCATTACCGCTGCCCGAGGGGTCTCGTCCGAAGTCAATAATGCGTCGCTGGCGTTTATCGACGAGAATCATTCGACGCTTTCGCGCGAATTGATCGATGCCTTTTATCCACCCCGTTTCAAGCGACCGGTCGAGATCGCACCGGCGGAAGCCGATACGGGAATGGATCGCGGACTGTATATGTTCGTCGTCGCCATTCCTCCACGTTTTGAAGAGGATCTGATTGCCGGACGCCGGACCGAAATTCAGATCAATATCGACGCGACAGCAATGAGTCAGGCGAGCATCGGAGCAGGTTACATCCGCAACATTATTACTCAGCGGACGTCGTCGTTCCTCCGGCGCACAGACAATCGAGTTTCTGCACCCGTGAATCTCGTCGTCACCAAGGCATTCAATCCGAATGGTGAAACGTCCTGGTTCACCAGCGTCGTCATGATTATTAATCAGATCACGACCATTTCGGTCATTCTGACCGGTGCCGCGCTGATTCGCGAACGGGAGCGGGGGACGCTGGAACACCTGCTGACCATGCCCTTGACCGCCTATGAGATTGCTTTGGCAAAAGTGTGGGCAAACGGTCTGGTGATTCTCTTCGCAGTCGCCACGTCGCTGGGGCTGATCGTGCGAATGACGCTGCATGTGCCGATCGCCGGTTCACCCCTGCTACTCATTTTTGGTGTGGTGCTGTATCTGTTCTTCGCGACCGCCCTGGGGGTCTTTCTCGGGACCCTCGCCCGGTCGATGGCGCAGTTCGCACTGCTGGTCATTCTCACCAACATCGTGCTGCAATTGCTTTCGGGAGGAACCACTCCTGTCGAAAGCCAGCCGGAATGGCTGCGCTACATTACGTTTTTCTTCCCGTCCCGTCACTTTGTGGCGTTCTCCCAGGCGATCATCTTTCGAGGGGCGGGGCTGGAGACCGTGTGGCCTCAGTTCGCAACTGTGGCCGCCATCGGAATCGTTTGCTTTGCTTTCAGCATGTCGCAGTTTCGCCAATCGATCTCCGTCAGCCGATAG
- a CDS encoding HlyD family secretion protein: protein MHIAVRRIVVILCFVAVGTIFAWRWWNEQVAASQMVGIASANGRLEAVQVNVSAKEPGRIVEVLVNEGDLVQPGQVMARIDIETLSADLSKAKADLAEAESNATVAKSTIEKRESEYKLADLNYARQKDLFEKKISTKQDFDEAESDVKAKRAALEEERAKLETIAFSVKSATAVVQGIQTRVDDSTLTSPVLGRVLYKLAQPGEVLPSGGKVLTLLDLSDIYMEVFLPSQEVARIRIGADAKITLDALPGYSASARVSFVSPEAQFTPKQVETKSERDKLMFRVKIQVPHEKVLPYIDRIKTGVRGVGYVKLDDDVEWPPSLQKPFPPPRTAKPAE, encoded by the coding sequence ATGCACATCGCTGTACGACGTATCGTTGTGATTCTCTGCTTCGTCGCGGTGGGAACAATCTTCGCCTGGCGCTGGTGGAACGAACAGGTGGCTGCATCCCAGATGGTGGGCATTGCTTCCGCGAATGGACGGCTGGAAGCAGTTCAGGTCAACGTCTCTGCCAAAGAACCGGGGCGGATTGTTGAGGTCCTGGTGAACGAGGGGGATCTGGTTCAGCCTGGTCAGGTGATGGCCCGCATCGACATTGAGACATTGAGCGCGGACCTCAGCAAAGCAAAGGCTGATCTGGCCGAGGCCGAATCGAACGCGACCGTCGCTAAGTCGACGATCGAGAAGCGTGAGAGCGAATACAAACTGGCAGACCTCAACTATGCCCGGCAGAAGGATCTGTTCGAAAAGAAAATCTCGACGAAGCAGGACTTCGACGAGGCGGAAAGCGACGTTAAAGCCAAACGAGCCGCTCTCGAGGAAGAACGTGCCAAGCTCGAGACGATCGCTTTTTCGGTGAAAAGTGCGACGGCGGTAGTGCAGGGGATTCAGACCCGGGTCGATGATTCCACGCTCACTTCCCCCGTACTGGGACGCGTCCTCTACAAACTGGCTCAACCGGGAGAAGTCCTTCCTTCAGGGGGGAAGGTACTGACGCTGCTGGATCTGTCGGATATCTACATGGAAGTCTTCCTACCCTCGCAGGAAGTGGCTCGCATCCGGATCGGTGCCGATGCGAAGATTACCCTGGACGCCCTGCCTGGCTATTCCGCCTCGGCACGCGTGAGCTTCGTCTCCCCGGAAGCGCAGTTCACGCCGAAACAGGTCGAGACCAAAAGTGAGCGGGATAAGCTGATGTTTCGCGTCAAGATTCAGGTTCCGCACGAAAAAGTGCTGCCCTACATCGATCGGATCAAGACGGGGGTTCGCGGCGTGGGCTACGTCAAACTGGATGACGACGTCGAGTGGCCCCCCTCGCTGCAGAAGCCATTTCCTCCGCCACGTACTGCCAAGCCTGCCGAATGA
- the rbbA gene encoding ribosome-associated ATPase/putative transporter RbbA, translating to MSIPKVPPVESGLATSAAVPVVSVRNLTHRYGRTVALDGLNLDIPAGQMIGLIGPDGVGKSTLMGLVAGAKKLQSGDVTVLNGDMRDAGHRDNVCPKIAYMPQGLGKNLYLELSVFENIDFFARLFGVPNSERKHRIDALLKATGLAPFPDRPAGQLSGGMKQKVGLCGALIHDPDLLILDEPTTGVDPLSRQQFWKLIDEIRGKSPQMSVLVSTAYMDEAQRFDWIVAMDAGKVLDTGTPQEIMDRTRTSNLEAAFVALLPEEKRGDRQELVIPPHVPTGGEPAIFARHLTRRFGKFVAVNDVSFSIDKGEIFGFLGSNGSGKSTTMKMLTGLLPASEGDAKLFGETVNAGSIEIRKRVGYMSQAFSLYGELTVRQNLALHARLYHLPTSEVGKRISGLVERFGLVEHLDHLSDQLPLGLRQRLSLAVAVLHEPEILILDEPTSGVDPIARDEFWELLIDLSRKDNVTIFVSTHFMNEALRCDRISLMHAGTVLACDTPQRLMETRQTDDLEVAFISYIAEAEGELETARQQANPAADDHASRELAAESVPGGSVQPAAHQVGSRVSLNRMLAYSRREALEILRDPVRLAFAFIGSALLMFVFGLGISMDVEDIPFAAMDGDDTPESRAYIAQFEGSRYFLRRAPAASADEVHRRLIANQIQVGIEIPPNFGREVKRGGVPEVLASVDGANPSRAETIKQYVEGVNANSVSEYASLQPEGGTAASQISADIQARFMYNPTFESIYAIVPSVPPIILILIPSILMAVSVVREKELGSIINFYVTPTRKVEFLLGKQLPYVAISIVNYVILILMSIFIFDVPIKGSFIGLTLCALAYVIVTTGIGMLISTFTSSQVAAVFITAILTIIPTIQFSGMLQPVSTLEGSAKMLGTIWPTTYYMHASVGAFTKGLGLGSLLLDLVVLLAFVPVLLSICVAALPGQEK from the coding sequence GTGAGTATTCCCAAAGTGCCACCTGTCGAATCAGGCCTTGCGACCAGTGCCGCGGTGCCCGTTGTTTCCGTTCGGAATTTGACCCATCGTTACGGGCGTACCGTCGCGCTCGATGGTCTCAATCTGGACATTCCGGCAGGTCAGATGATTGGACTGATCGGGCCTGACGGCGTCGGCAAGTCGACCCTGATGGGACTTGTCGCTGGGGCAAAGAAGCTTCAGTCAGGCGACGTCACCGTTCTTAACGGTGATATGCGGGACGCCGGCCACCGGGACAACGTCTGCCCGAAAATTGCCTATATGCCTCAAGGCTTGGGGAAAAATCTGTATCTCGAACTCAGCGTTTTCGAGAACATTGACTTTTTCGCCCGACTGTTTGGAGTTCCGAATTCGGAACGAAAACACCGCATTGACGCGCTGCTCAAGGCAACCGGGCTGGCACCGTTCCCAGATCGACCAGCGGGCCAGTTGTCGGGAGGGATGAAGCAGAAAGTCGGTCTGTGCGGCGCGCTCATCCATGATCCTGATCTGCTCATTCTGGATGAACCGACCACGGGGGTGGATCCCCTCTCGCGACAACAGTTCTGGAAGCTGATCGATGAAATCCGGGGTAAAAGTCCGCAGATGAGTGTTCTGGTCTCGACCGCCTACATGGACGAAGCCCAGCGGTTTGACTGGATCGTAGCGATGGACGCGGGGAAGGTGCTGGATACGGGAACTCCTCAAGAGATCATGGACCGCACGCGGACGAGCAACCTCGAAGCGGCCTTCGTGGCGCTGCTACCCGAAGAAAAACGGGGGGACCGGCAGGAACTGGTGATTCCGCCGCATGTTCCGACCGGGGGCGAACCGGCAATCTTCGCACGGCATTTGACGCGCCGCTTCGGGAAGTTTGTCGCGGTGAACGATGTCAGCTTTTCGATTGATAAAGGGGAGATTTTTGGCTTCCTCGGTTCCAACGGATCGGGAAAATCGACCACGATGAAGATGCTCACCGGCTTGCTTCCCGCCTCTGAAGGGGACGCAAAGCTGTTCGGCGAAACGGTGAACGCGGGGAGTATTGAGATCCGGAAACGGGTTGGCTACATGTCTCAGGCGTTCTCACTCTATGGAGAGCTGACCGTCCGGCAGAACCTGGCGCTCCATGCCCGCCTTTACCACCTGCCGACGTCCGAGGTCGGGAAGCGTATTTCAGGCCTGGTCGAGCGGTTCGGCCTGGTCGAACATCTCGACCATTTGTCAGACCAGCTTCCGCTGGGGCTGCGGCAGCGTTTGTCGCTGGCCGTCGCCGTTCTGCACGAACCCGAAATCCTGATTCTCGACGAACCGACCTCCGGCGTTGATCCGATCGCGCGAGACGAGTTCTGGGAACTGCTGATCGATCTGTCACGCAAAGACAACGTCACGATCTTCGTCTCGACCCACTTCATGAACGAGGCCTTGCGCTGCGACCGGATCTCGCTGATGCACGCGGGGACTGTGCTCGCCTGTGATACACCGCAGCGACTGATGGAAACCCGGCAGACAGACGATCTGGAAGTGGCGTTCATCTCGTACATTGCCGAAGCGGAAGGGGAACTGGAAACCGCGCGCCAGCAAGCCAACCCGGCGGCCGACGATCACGCCTCGAGGGAACTCGCGGCCGAATCGGTTCCGGGGGGATCGGTGCAACCGGCCGCCCACCAGGTGGGGTCACGCGTGTCGCTGAACCGCATGCTGGCCTACAGCCGTCGCGAGGCGCTGGAAATCCTGCGTGATCCCGTACGTCTGGCGTTTGCGTTCATCGGGTCCGCCTTGCTTATGTTTGTCTTCGGTCTGGGAATTTCCATGGACGTCGAAGACATTCCGTTCGCGGCGATGGATGGGGATGACACCCCCGAGAGTCGTGCTTATATCGCCCAATTTGAAGGTTCCCGGTACTTCCTGCGGCGAGCTCCGGCCGCCAGTGCCGACGAAGTGCACCGACGGTTGATTGCCAACCAGATTCAGGTCGGGATCGAAATCCCTCCCAACTTTGGCCGCGAGGTCAAACGGGGCGGCGTCCCCGAAGTCTTGGCATCGGTGGATGGAGCCAACCCAAGTCGGGCAGAAACCATCAAGCAGTACGTCGAAGGGGTGAACGCGAACAGCGTGTCCGAGTATGCCAGTCTGCAGCCGGAAGGGGGCACCGCCGCGAGCCAGATCTCGGCCGACATTCAAGCCCGATTCATGTACAACCCGACCTTCGAGAGTATTTATGCGATTGTGCCCAGCGTTCCTCCCATCATTCTGATTCTAATCCCGTCGATTCTGATGGCCGTCAGCGTGGTGCGCGAAAAGGAACTCGGATCGATCATCAACTTCTATGTGACTCCCACGCGGAAGGTTGAGTTTCTGCTGGGGAAACAATTGCCCTATGTCGCTATCTCGATTGTGAACTACGTCATTCTGATTCTGATGTCGATCTTTATCTTCGACGTTCCGATCAAGGGCAGTTTCATCGGCCTGACGCTCTGTGCTTTGGCGTATGTGATCGTGACCACAGGGATCGGAATGTTGATCTCGACCTTTACATCGAGTCAGGTCGCTGCCGTGTTTATCACGGCCATTCTGACGATCATTCCGACAATTCAGTTTTCAGGCATGCTGCAACCGGTATCAACACTGGAAGGTTCTGCCAAGATGTTAGGGACGATCTGGCCCACGACTTACTATATGCATGCGAGTGTCGGAGCGTTCACGAAGGGTTTGGGACTGGGGTCGCTGCTGCTGGATCTGGTCGTACTGCTGGCTTTTGTTCCGGTCCTGCTCAGTATCTGTGTGGCGGCCTTACCGGGACAGGAGAAATAA
- a CDS encoding DUF1501 domain-containing protein, translating to MTINRNCEGMKRRDCLKLGLGSLFAGGFVDALRARVGAHDGASAIAPAKTSCILVWLDGGPSHFETFDPKPDAPSEIRGDFQPIQTKIPGVLFSENMTRLAAISDKLTVIRSVRHDQNNHGAGNHYMTTGAPTRIPVSCGAFVSFHPSMGSVVSYERGAKDGLPPYFSLPEMARSGGPNFLGARHAPFVISDDPNNEKFSVRDVTIPRDLEDARALSRRSMRARLDQFVRYHHEAAGDPVVGTDENFQQAVSLMTSDVAQRAFEIHRESDEVRQAYGRNSFGQQALLARRLIEAGVPFVTVYNGGWDHHSDIFPAFRKKGQNLDSVVATLIDDLDQRGMLETTLVLVMGEFGRTPAISTLPGSTTPGRDHWSSAISILAAGCGTPRGQVIGATDPRGYAAVEKVYAPENLVSSVYLKMGIDPDKILYNGAGRPTHLVSDSRPIAELM from the coding sequence ATGACGATCAATCGAAACTGCGAAGGTATGAAACGTCGCGACTGCCTGAAGCTCGGTTTGGGCAGCCTGTTTGCTGGCGGATTCGTCGATGCACTGCGGGCCCGCGTAGGGGCCCATGATGGTGCCTCCGCAATCGCACCGGCGAAGACCAGTTGTATTCTGGTCTGGCTGGATGGCGGCCCCAGTCACTTCGAAACCTTCGATCCCAAGCCAGATGCTCCGTCAGAAATTCGCGGCGATTTCCAGCCGATCCAGACCAAGATTCCCGGTGTCCTGTTCTCGGAGAATATGACGCGACTGGCCGCCATCAGCGACAAGCTGACGGTCATTCGCTCGGTTCGTCATGACCAGAACAATCATGGTGCGGGTAACCATTACATGACGACGGGGGCTCCGACCCGAATCCCCGTCAGTTGTGGTGCGTTCGTCAGTTTCCATCCCAGCATGGGATCGGTTGTGTCGTATGAACGAGGAGCGAAAGACGGACTGCCACCGTACTTCTCACTGCCGGAAATGGCCCGTTCAGGGGGACCCAACTTTCTGGGGGCTCGTCATGCTCCCTTCGTGATCAGCGACGATCCCAACAACGAGAAGTTCAGCGTTCGCGATGTCACGATTCCTCGTGATCTGGAAGATGCTCGAGCGTTAAGTCGACGCAGCATGCGGGCCAGGCTGGACCAGTTCGTCCGTTATCACCATGAAGCGGCCGGGGATCCGGTCGTGGGGACCGACGAGAACTTCCAGCAGGCTGTCTCGCTGATGACATCGGACGTCGCCCAGCGGGCGTTCGAAATCCATCGTGAATCCGATGAAGTGCGACAGGCCTACGGTCGCAACTCGTTCGGTCAGCAGGCACTGCTCGCACGCCGCTTGATCGAAGCGGGAGTCCCCTTTGTCACCGTTTACAACGGGGGATGGGACCATCACTCAGATATTTTCCCCGCTTTCCGAAAGAAGGGGCAGAATCTGGATTCAGTCGTTGCCACGCTGATCGATGACCTGGATCAACGTGGTATGCTCGAAACGACGCTCGTTCTCGTCATGGGAGAATTCGGACGTACTCCGGCGATCTCCACCTTGCCGGGATCGACGACACCGGGCCGTGATCACTGGTCGAGTGCCATCTCGATCCTTGCAGCCGGTTGCGGGACTCCTCGCGGTCAGGTCATCGGAGCGACCGACCCACGCGGTTACGCGGCCGTGGAAAAGGTGTACGCACCTGAGAATCTGGTTTCCAGCGTCTATCTCAAGATGGGAATCGATCCGGACAAGATCCTTTACAACGGTGCAGGTCGGCCAACACACCTGGTCAGCGATTCTCGCCCCATCGCGGAATTGATGTAA